One genomic region from Vibrio cyclitrophicus encodes:
- a CDS encoding C40 family peptidase has product MKIRKMLAVTITLVTLTACSSTPPPFSYNKVPSKPLSKSEQATANAYLSVYEQWKGVPYHFGGTSFRGIDCSAFVQIAVQNATQQALPRTTKDQSKQGVEIAYEQAISGDLVFFKTSPKVRHVGVYLGNKQFLHASTSKGVIISRLDNPYWASKFWHFRRI; this is encoded by the coding sequence ATGAAAATCAGAAAAATGCTTGCAGTTACAATAACTTTAGTAACATTGACTGCTTGTAGCTCTACGCCACCGCCTTTTAGTTACAATAAAGTACCGTCAAAACCCTTATCGAAATCAGAGCAAGCTACCGCAAATGCGTATTTGAGCGTGTACGAGCAATGGAAAGGTGTCCCTTATCATTTTGGCGGCACTTCATTTCGAGGAATAGATTGTTCGGCTTTCGTTCAAATCGCTGTTCAGAATGCAACGCAACAGGCTTTGCCGCGCACGACCAAAGATCAGAGTAAACAAGGTGTAGAAATTGCGTATGAGCAAGCAATAAGTGGTGACTTAGTATTTTTCAAAACCTCACCAAAAGTACGACATGTAGGTGTTTATCTGGGAAACAAACAGTTCTTACATGCGTCGACATCTAAAGGTGTGATTATCTCAAGGTTGGATAACCCTTATTGGGCTTCGAAGTTTTGGCACTTTAGGCGCATATAA
- a CDS encoding DUF3802 family protein — MVVETDGYLALIEHLSFNLDVFTNSNGDTGNESVEDIVTDMISTNIMAIFEQNPELHSSVRFQLLKEADAVVADLGEVLAGVWAKKATNEQIVFLDEYIALVKNLFDTAVAKYD, encoded by the coding sequence GTGGTTGTAGAAACCGATGGCTATTTGGCTTTAATCGAGCACTTATCGTTCAATTTGGATGTATTTACCAACAGTAATGGTGATACAGGAAATGAAAGTGTAGAAGACATTGTTACTGACATGATTTCAACCAACATCATGGCTATCTTTGAACAAAATCCTGAACTGCACTCTAGCGTGCGCTTTCAATTGTTGAAAGAAGCAGATGCCGTAGTCGCTGATTTAGGTGAAGTGCTTGCGGGCGTTTGGGCAAAGAAAGCAACTAACGAGCAGATTGTGTTCCTAGACGAATACATCGCCTTAGTTAAAAACTTATTTGATACTGCTGTCGCTAAATACGATTAA